A genomic stretch from Thermomonospora umbrina includes:
- a CDS encoding HNH endonuclease family protein, whose protein sequence is MNRSTTVSALAGALVVGFVAITGSAAPPPPPDADTARQQLDEIATAPERPLTGYSRDKYPHWTTVSGTCNTRETVLKRDGESVVTDASCAATSGTWTSPYDGAVWTAASDVDIDHMVPLAQSWQSGADTWTTERRREFANDLSSSQLWAVTDNVNQAKGDKDPAEWRPPLTSFWCTYARSWIEVKHRYQLASDEAEKTALGEMLDTC, encoded by the coding sequence GTGAACCGCAGCACCACCGTCTCCGCGTTGGCCGGCGCGCTCGTCGTCGGCTTCGTGGCCATAACCGGATCGGCGGCTCCACCTCCGCCGCCGGACGCCGATACCGCCCGCCAGCAGCTCGACGAGATCGCCACCGCGCCCGAGCGGCCCCTGACCGGCTACTCACGGGACAAGTACCCGCACTGGACCACCGTCTCCGGGACCTGCAACACCCGCGAGACCGTCCTGAAGCGTGACGGCGAGAGCGTCGTCACGGACGCCTCATGCGCCGCCACCTCCGGCACCTGGACCTCCCCCTACGACGGAGCCGTATGGACGGCGGCCTCCGACGTCGACATCGACCACATGGTCCCCCTCGCCCAATCGTGGCAGTCGGGTGCCGACACCTGGACCACGGAGCGGCGCCGCGAGTTCGCCAACGACCTGTCCTCGAGCCAGTTGTGGGCGGTGACCGACAACGTCAATCAGGCCAAGGGCGACAAGGACCCCGCCGAGTGGCGGCCGCCGCTCACCTCGTTCTGGTGCACCTACGCCAGGTCATGGATCGAAGTGAAGCACAGGTACCAGCTGGCGTCTGATGAGGCGGAGAAGACCGCACTGGGCGAAATGCTGGACACCTGCTGA
- a CDS encoding helix-turn-helix domain-containing protein, whose translation MPINDEGRQSEEEETRRMLELHHGGVGVSHIASAVDRSLDAVRDRLAAAGHPVRRRPGVFTEEQVTALAQEYEAGASIRRLAGAHGVAYGSVRRALLYAGVTLRPSHRAGAATTSPPPSGD comes from the coding sequence ATGCCGATCAACGATGAGGGACGCCAGTCGGAGGAGGAGGAGACCCGGCGGATGCTCGAGCTCCACCATGGCGGGGTGGGCGTGTCCCACATCGCCTCGGCGGTCGACCGCAGCCTCGACGCCGTTCGGGACCGGCTGGCCGCCGCGGGACACCCGGTCCGCCGGCGGCCCGGGGTCTTCACCGAAGAGCAGGTGACGGCGCTGGCGCAAGAGTACGAGGCGGGAGCCTCCATCCGCCGGCTCGCGGGCGCTCACGGGGTGGCGTACGGCAGCGTCCGCCGTGCCCTGCTGTACGCGGGGGTCACGCTGAGGCCGAGTCACCGCGCCGGCGCCGCGACCACATCCCCTCCCCCATCCGGGGACTGA
- a CDS encoding helix-turn-helix domain-containing protein — translation MTIRRLLGSRLREIREGAWFTLEAAASALGVPSKRLEGVEAGRLLPTLTQIIGLCDLFGYDDVCDRALLLTLGRQARRPNWWDDYADVLDVCEAGYLEAEQVATEIRSYHLLAVPPLLQTADYADALLAVRHGDGGHLRRAELLERRQRILRGDRLPAVWALVDEMALRRAVGGPDVMRRQLQHLADLCALPHVTLQICLMTDVEHCPPGGPIILLRMPGRLTDVVYLEYAVGGHWPKDVPAHRRLLDRAAVAAPPPDHTPDLLLRIAKEL, via the coding sequence GTGACGATCCGCCGGTTGCTGGGGTCGCGGCTGCGGGAGATCCGCGAAGGGGCATGGTTCACGCTGGAGGCCGCCGCGTCCGCCCTCGGCGTCCCCTCTAAGCGGCTGGAGGGGGTGGAGGCCGGCCGCCTGCTCCCGACGCTGACGCAGATCATCGGCTTGTGCGACCTGTTCGGCTACGACGACGTGTGCGACCGGGCGCTGCTGCTCACCCTGGGCCGGCAGGCCAGGCGTCCGAACTGGTGGGACGACTACGCCGACGTCCTCGACGTCTGCGAGGCCGGATACCTGGAGGCCGAGCAGGTCGCGACCGAGATCCGCTCCTACCACCTGCTCGCCGTCCCCCCGCTGTTGCAGACCGCCGACTACGCCGACGCGCTCTTGGCGGTACGCCACGGCGACGGCGGCCATCTCCGCCGAGCCGAGCTCCTGGAGCGCAGGCAACGGATCCTGCGCGGTGACCGTCTGCCCGCCGTGTGGGCGCTGGTGGACGAGATGGCGCTTCGGCGGGCCGTCGGCGGCCCCGACGTCATGCGCCGCCAACTCCAGCACTTGGCCGACCTGTGCGCACTGCCGCACGTCACCCTCCAGATCTGCCTCATGACCGACGTCGAACACTGCCCGCCCGGCGGCCCGATCATCCTGCTGCGCATGCCCGGCCGCCTGACCGACGTCGTCTACCTGGAGTACGCGGTCGGCGGTCACTGGCCGAAGGACGTGCCCGCCCACCGGCGGCTGCTGGACCGCGCCGCCGTCGCCGCCCCGCCCCCCGACCACACCCCCGACCTGCTGCTGCGAATCGCCAAGGAGTTGTGA
- a CDS encoding SAM-dependent methyltransferase: MPKTPAHRTGGPRDPMPIDTTTPHSARVWNYWLGGKDHYDADRAAGDAVLRVYPDMGVAARQSRAFLTGAVHHLAAEAGVRQFLDIGTGLPTADNTHEIAQRAAPDARIVYVDHDPMVLAHARALLAGTPQGRTDYVDADLHHPQSLLEQASELLDFRHPIALILGGVLGHIGVDPDDSGAAFTDPDGAYAEAHRIVQTLIHALPPWSYLALYEFDQSTPEVVKAGRAYADAGALPYLLRSRDQIAGFFDGLELLRPGLVHPDQWLPDPDPATHIPPTGDGERTPVWCGLAVKS; this comes from the coding sequence ATGCCCAAAACCCCAGCCCATCGGACCGGCGGCCCCCGCGACCCGATGCCGATCGACACGACGACGCCGCATTCGGCGAGGGTGTGGAACTACTGGCTCGGCGGCAAAGACCACTACGACGCCGACCGCGCCGCCGGAGACGCCGTCCTGCGCGTGTACCCGGACATGGGCGTGGCCGCCCGACAGTCCCGGGCGTTCCTGACCGGCGCCGTCCACCACCTGGCCGCCGAGGCGGGCGTCCGCCAGTTCCTGGACATCGGCACAGGGCTGCCCACCGCCGACAACACCCACGAGATCGCACAGCGCGCCGCGCCCGACGCCCGGATCGTCTACGTCGACCACGACCCGATGGTGCTGGCGCACGCCCGCGCCCTCCTCGCCGGCACCCCGCAGGGCCGCACCGACTACGTCGACGCCGACCTGCACCACCCCCAATCCCTCCTGGAGCAGGCCAGCGAACTGCTGGACTTCCGGCACCCGATCGCGCTCATCCTCGGCGGCGTCCTGGGCCACATCGGCGTCGACCCCGACGACTCAGGCGCGGCCTTCACCGACCCCGACGGCGCCTACGCCGAAGCCCACCGCATAGTGCAGACCCTCATCCACGCGCTCCCGCCATGGAGCTACCTCGCCTTGTACGAGTTCGACCAATCCACACCCGAAGTCGTGAAGGCCGGACGCGCCTACGCCGACGCCGGGGCCCTGCCCTACCTGCTGCGCAGCCGCGACCAGATCGCCGGCTTCTTCGACGGCCTGGAGCTGCTGAGACCCGGGCTCGTCCACCCCGACCAGTGGCTGCCGGACCCGGACCCGGCGACCCACATCCCACCCACCGGCGACGGCGAGCGGACGCCGGTGTGGTGCGGCCTCGCCGTGAAGTCATGA
- a CDS encoding DUF5753 domain-containing protein → MSMLVLLGRRLTELRTAAALALDDAARRVDVPAEWLANVEAGKAHAGLVPLVMELADLYQVVEWADRMMLVHLARQSKATNWWRSFGDVVDADCAAYLEVEQLASTICVYEAYCVPDLLQTQAYARALLTNLNRGADLDRCVEVCIARQRTVSDGQTVRAVIDEAALQRSVGGVEVMRDQLEHLVGLSDDPDMSIQVSPLALTGHVPPGVRTTLLCMPGALPDMVYLKDSVGGHFPEDVAPHQAAFDRASRAALPPDESRDFLICLAKEL, encoded by the coding sequence ATGAGCATGCTCGTACTCCTCGGGCGGCGGCTGACCGAGCTGCGCACCGCCGCCGCCCTGGCGCTCGACGACGCCGCCCGCCGCGTCGACGTCCCCGCCGAATGGCTCGCCAACGTGGAGGCAGGGAAGGCTCACGCCGGGCTCGTGCCGCTGGTGATGGAGCTGGCTGACCTGTATCAGGTGGTTGAGTGGGCCGATCGGATGATGCTGGTTCACCTGGCCCGCCAGAGCAAGGCGACGAACTGGTGGCGTTCGTTCGGTGATGTGGTGGACGCTGACTGCGCCGCCTATCTGGAGGTCGAACAACTGGCCTCCACGATCTGCGTCTACGAGGCCTACTGCGTGCCCGACCTACTCCAGACGCAGGCGTACGCCCGCGCCCTGCTCACCAACCTGAATAGGGGTGCGGACTTGGACCGGTGCGTGGAGGTGTGCATCGCCCGCCAACGCACCGTCTCCGACGGTCAGACGGTGCGCGCCGTCATCGACGAAGCGGCACTCCAGCGCTCCGTGGGCGGTGTTGAGGTGATGCGTGACCAGTTGGAGCATCTGGTCGGCCTGTCCGACGACCCGGACATGAGCATCCAGGTGAGCCCCTTGGCGCTCACTGGCCATGTTCCGCCCGGCGTACGGACGACGCTGCTGTGCATGCCCGGCGCACTGCCCGACATGGTGTATCTGAAGGACAGCGTCGGCGGCCATTTCCCTGAAGATGTCGCACCCCACCAGGCGGCCTTCGACCGGGCCTCGCGAGCTGCACTTCCGCCGGATGAATCCCGCGACTTCCTGATCTGCTTGGCCAAAGAACTGTGA